In one Alnus glutinosa chromosome 14, dhAlnGlut1.1, whole genome shotgun sequence genomic region, the following are encoded:
- the LOC133857262 gene encoding chromatin modification-related protein EAF1 B-like isoform X2, whose amino-acid sequence MHGCSSGSGLLVNAEVDSMGGVVDGGVGVGLKTSPRRAAIERAQTALRQEYDVREERRRELEFLEKGGNPLDFKFGNASSVSVQSTSLTDQHPEQIVTSEAKGSFALAASPHGDSVESSGRPGVPAVCEPNSADNLLLFDGENELLEAERGSIQASRRNNIAPSEQSSQMDGSQNAKESEDSAIVRPYARRNRSRHPIRDGARGRDGKGMMSETNNTKDQNIPSVSNPKSASSNGDMVSKIVSSDNQLDKDLDGVQALVTTSRSLPEGKLDIKAPKSLRDNQFDQPSQVSSQQTAIDMASGVPDLVGERHQAVSAGFEHPPCATTKKDENETRSGQLNGFSSIKIDRKSILNEGQNSNAALGTKVLDPECSSTQASLGLDVNNDSDMCTNTRKVVSNGNTTDQTSNFEETINLAGGEVVKEKNEPNGVDKKNDTKPIDKTNETKAVDSGPIIDAHHDSVYQNHSGNGSVVEVEEDMDINRSELQNEVKYPSNIEGVQQNEHTASENEGKVDDVLGDNSNPSKENIGTGGLQERLDVSNRELPGAAFSGMDSSAAPEPQTCSGNSLKLADKAHEDSILEEARIIEAKRKRIAELSVRTLYLEHRRKSQWDFVLEEMAWLANDFAQERLWKINAAAQICHRAAFTSRLRFSQQNQFWEQKRVACTLAKAVMQFWCSAEVLLNRDDPSVGQKNCNYSLVGSRTVDGNEVSKDKIGESDMERSQELGTQYPRKNPAITVLGYAVRFLKHNSSVGPSLQAEAPSTPDRISDLGTVEVSWEDHLTEESLFYSVPSGAMETYRKSIESHLLQSEKTGSSMQEEVDTSTYDAVADYGYEENVYDEDEGETSTFSLPGAFEGNKSSKFAQKKRISLMRSYTSRSYEVGADMPYGHCTSGTQQSMLMGKRPASLNVGSIPTKRMRTATRQRVLSPFSTGATGNMQAQVKTDASSGDTNSCQDDQSTLHIGSQIQKSVEVESVGDFEKQLPYDSAETSIKLKKKKKAKHQGSTYDLGWQMDSSVLNEQRDHSKKRIEGHHFESNGTSGLYGQPNAKKPKIMKQSLDNTFDSITPMSGSIPSPVASQMSNMSNPNKFIKLIGGRDRGRKVKALKMSPGQSGSGSPWSLFEDQALVVLVHDMGPNWELVSDVINSTLQFKCIFRKPKECKERHKLLMDRNSGDGADSAEDSGSSQSYPSTLPGIPKGSARQLFQRLQGPMEEDTIKAHFEKIIMIGQKQHYRRSQSDNQDLKQIGAVHNSHAVAVSQVCPNNLNGVVLTPLDLCDATTSSPEALGYQGSHASGLAISNQGAVASVLPTSGANSALQGSSSVVLGSNLSSPSGPVNTSVRDGRYNVPRTSSLPVDEQQRLQQYNQMLSGRNIQQSSMSVPGALSGGDRGVRMLPGGNAMGVMCGMNRSMPISRPGFQGMASSSMLNSGTMHSSSMVGMPSPVNMHSGPGSGQVNSMLRPRDPLHMMRPGHNPEHQRQMMVPELQMQVTQGNSQVMPHFNGLSSAFSNQTTSPPVQPYAGHSQQQHQMSPQQSHALSSAHHPHIQGPSHATGSQQQAYIRLAKERHLQQRYLQQQQQQQQPPFPASNALMPHVQSQPQLPISGSLQNSSQIQSQTSSQPVSLSPATPSSPMTPLSSQHQQKHQLPQHGLSRNPGASGLTNQMGKQRQRQLQQQQQFQQSGRHHPQQRQQPQSQQQAKLLKGMGRGNMMVQQNLPIDPSHLNGLSMPPGTQVPEKGEQIMHVMQGQGVYTGSGLNPVQPSKPLVPSQSSNHSQLQQKLLSGPAPPSSKQLQQMPPHSDNSTQGQSPPVPSGHTLASSHQTNPSASVASNHQQLQLQPQPQPQPHQKQVNQTQSSVQRMLQQNRQVNSELQNKSQTDLAQADQQAVNNASQVICSTAMPQACIDSADVVPVVSSGTASQWKASEPAYDSNLPDLVTQVSSVGSPPIPNSAGSEPLPPISPGLGPRQLSGSFPLHGHNVGAQWQSQLPPQQSPAPPPPSQQQHQPQEQQPPQHIQPQQQSHQQTQLLQAGQGSLYMRPTSSKLE is encoded by the exons ATGCATGGATGTAGTTCAGGCTCTGGCCTCCTCGTAAATGCTGAGGTTGATTCCATGGGTGGAGTTGTTGACGGCGGGGTTGGTGTTGGTTTGAAAACCTCTCCACGCCGAGCAGCAATTGAGAGGGCTCAAACAGCGCTTAG GCAGGAATATGATGTTCGTGAGGAAAGAAGAAGGGAGCTTGAATTTCTTGAGAAA GGTGGCAATCCTTTGGACTTTAAGTTTGGGAATGCATCTTCGGTAAGTGTCCAGTCTACTTCGCTCACTGATCAGCATCCAGAACAAATTGTGACCAG TGAAGCGAAAGGTAGTTTTGCGTTGGCTGCCTCGCCCCATGGGGATTCTGTTGAGAGTAGCGGTAGACCAGGGGTTCCTGCAGTTTGCGAACCCAATAGTGCCGATAATCTGTTACTTTTTGATGGTGAAAATGAGTTACTTGAAGCTGAAAGGGGCTCTATACAAGCTAGTCGAAGGAATAACATTGCTCCATCAGAACAGTCTTCCCAGATGGATGGGAGTCAAAACGCCAAGGAATCTGAAGATTCGGCAATTGTTCGCCCATATGCTCGAAGGAATAGGTCCAGACACCCAATCCGTGATGGTGCTCGCGGAAGGGATGGAAAGGGGATGATGTCTGAAACAAACAACACAAAGGACCAGAATATACCTTCTGTTTCTAATCCAAAGTCTGCTAGTTCAAACGGTGATATGGTTTCTAAAATTGTATCTTCTGATAATCAGTTGGATAAGGACTTAGACGGTGTGCAGGCTCTAGTGACTACTAGTCGTAGCCTGCCTGAAGGTAAGTTGGATATTAAGGCTCCTAAAAGCTTGCGGGATAACCAATTTGATCAACCTTCTCAAGTCAGTTCTCAGCAAACTGCTATTGACATGGCTTCTGGGGTACCTGATCTTGTTGGAGAAAGGCATCAGGCAGTTTCAGCTGGTTTTGAGCATCCGCCTTGTGCAACTACAAAAAAAGATGAGAACGAAACTAGATCTGGTCAGCTGAATGGCTTTAGCAGCATCAAAATAGATAGAAAAAGCATACTTAATGAAGGTCAAAATAGCAATGCAGCGTTAGGCACAAAGGTTTTAGATCCAGAGTGCTCTTCCACCCAAGCTAGCCTAGGCTTAGATGTAAATAATGATAGTGACATGTGTACTAATACAAGGAAAGTCGTATCTAATGGGAACACTACGGaccaaacttcaaattttgaagagacaATAAATTTAGCAGGTGGTGAAGTGGTCAAAGAAAAGAACGAGCCCAATGGTGTTGACAAAAAGAATGATACTAAGCCTATTGACAAAACCAATGAGACCAAAGCTGTTGATAGTGGTCCTATTATTGATGCCCACCATGATTCTGTTTATCAAAACCACTCTGGCAATGGTAGTGTGGTCGAAGTTGAGGAAGATATGGACATAAATAGATCTGAATTACAAAATGAGGTAAAATATCCTTCCAACATCGAGGGAGTGCAACAAAATGAACATACGGCATCAGAAAATGAAGGGAAAGTGGATGATGTGTTGGGTGATAATTCCAATCCCAGCAAGGAAAACATTGGCACTGGTGGACTTCAGGAACGCTTGGATGTCTCCAACCGTGAACTTCCAGGGGCTGCTTTCTCAGGGATGGACTCTTCTGCTGCCCCTGAACCTCAAACTTGTTCTGGTAACAGTTTAAAATTGGCAGACAAGGCACATGAAGATTCTATTCTGGAAGAGGCACGGATTATAGAG GCTAAGCGTAAGAGAATCGCAGAGTTATCTGTTCGTACTTTATATTTGGAGCATCGGCGAAAATCTCAATGGGACTTTGTCCTTGAGGAAATGGCATGGTTGGCAAATGATTTTGCGCAG GAGCGTCTCTGGAAGATAAATGCTGCTGCTCAAATATGTCATCGGGCTGCTTTTACTTCTCGGTTGAGATTCTCgcaacaaaatcaattttgggAGCAAAAAAGAGTTGCTTGCACCTTAGCAAAGGCTGTCATGCAGTTTTGGTGTTCAGCAGAGGTGCTTCTAAATAGGGATGATCCAAGTGTTGGTCAAAAGAACTGCAATTATAGTTTGGTTGGATCAAGGACCGTTGATGGGAATGAAGTTTCTAAGGACAAGATTGGAGAATCTGATATG GAGCGAAGCCAAGAATTAGGGACTCAGTATCCCAGAAAAAATCCTGCAATTACTGTACTGGGATATGCAGTGAGATTTTTGAAACATAACAGCTCTGTTGGTCCTTCTCTTCAAGCGGAAGCACCATCAACTCCTGACAGGATATCTGATTTAGGAACTGTGGAAGTGTCGTGGGAGGATCATCTTACAGAA GAAAGCCTCTTCTATTCCGTTCCCTCTGGTGCAATGGAAACCTACAGAAAATCTATTGAGTCTCATCTGCTACAGTCGGAG AAAACTGGGAGTAGCATGCAAGAAGAAGTTGACACATCAACATATGATGCTGTAGCAG ATTATGGATACGAAGAGAATGTGTATGATGAGGATGAAGGAGAAACGAGCACGTTTTCTTTACCTGGAGCCTTCGAAGGTAACAAGTCATCAAAATTTGCCCAGAAGAAAAGGATAAGCTTGATGAGATCATACACTTCGAGATCATATGAAGTGGGAGCTGATATGCCATATGGACACTGCACAAGTGGAACTCAACAGTCAATGTTGATGGGGAAAAGGCCTGCTAGTCTTAATGTTGGTTCAATTCCTACAAAACGCATGCGCACTGCTACTAGGCAAAGGGTTTTGAGTCCTTTCAGTACTGGAGCAACTGGGAATATGCAGGCTCAAGTTAAGACAGATGCTTCAAGTGGAGATACTAATTCCTGTCAGGATGACCAGAGTACTTTGCATATTGGATCCCAGATCCAGAAAAGTGTGGAGGTTGAGTCAGTTGGGGACTTTGAAAAGCAGTTGCCATATGACTCTGCAGAAACATCAATAAagcttaaaaagaagaagaaggcaaagCATCAG GGCTCCACATATGACCTGGGATGGCAGATGGATTCCTCCGTTCTTAATGAACAG AGGGATCATTCTAAGAAGAGAATTGAAGGTCACCATTTTGAATCGAATGGAACAAGTG GTTTGTATGGGCAACCAAATGCCAAGAAGCCAAAGATTATGAAGCAATCACTAGATAATACTTTTGACAGCATTACACCTATGAGTGGGTCCATTCCTTCTCCTGTAGCATCCCAAATGAGTAATATGTCCAACCCGaataaattcattaaattgatAGGTGGTCGGGATAGGGGCCGGAAAGTTAAAGCGCTGAAG ATGTCACCTGGGCAGTCTGGTTCTGGAAGTCCATGGTCGCTATTCGAAGATCAG gCACTTGTTGTCCTTGTACATGATATGGGTCCTAACTGGGAGCTTGTAAGTGATGTTATCAACAGTACTCTGCAGTTTAAG TGTATCTTTCGTAAGCCTAAAGAGTGCAAGGAGCGGCACAAACTTTTAATGGACAGGAATTCTGGGGATGGGGCTGACAGTGCTGAAGATTCAGGATCGTCTCAATCTTATCCATCTACATTACCAGGAATTCCGAAG GGCAGTGCCAGACAATTGTTTCAACGTTTGCAGGGGCCAATGGAAGAGGATACTATCAAGGCTCATTTTGAGAAAATAATTATGATTGGGCAAAAGCAGCACTACCGGAGGAGTCAG AGTGATAACCAGGATCTAAAACAAATTGGCGCAGTTCACAATTCTCATGCAGTTGCTGTTTCCCAAGTCTGCCCAAATAACCTGAATGGAGTTGTTCTAAC GCCCCTTGATCTCTGTGATGCAACTACATCAAGCCCGGAAGCCCTTGGTTATCAAGGTTCTCATGCGAGTGGTTTAGCAATATCAAATCAGGGTGCTGTTGCATCAGTACTTCCTACTTCTGGGGCAAATTCTGCACTACAAGGATCTTCCAGTGTGGTACTTGGCAGTAACTTGTCATCGCCATCTGGTCCAGTTAATACTTCTGTCAG GGATGGCAGATATAATGTTCCAAGAACATCATCTTTACCAGTTGATGAGCAGCAAAGATTGCAACAATACAATCAAATGTTATCAGGTAGAAACATTCAGCAGAGTAGCATGTCTGTTCCTGGGGCTCTTTCAGGAGGTGATCGTGGTGTACGTATGCTTCCTGGTGGAAATGCTATGGGCGTGATGTGTGGGATGAATAGAAGCATGCCAATATCAAGGCCAGGGTTTCAAGGAATGGCCTCATCATCTATGTTGAATTCTGGAACCATGCATTCTTCCAGTATGGTGGGGATGCCAAGCCCTGTAAATATGCACTCTGGGCCTGGTTCTGGTCAAGTAAACTCTATGTTAAGACCTCGTGACCCTTTGCATATGATGCGG CCTGGCCATAACCCGGAGCATCAAAGGCAAATGATGGTTCCTGAGCTTCAGATGCAGGTCACGCAAGGGAACAGCCAAGTTATGCCCCATTTCAATGGGCTGAGCTCTGCGTTTTCTAATCAGACAACTTCACCACCTGTTCAGCCATATGCAGGCCACTCTCAGCAGCAACATCAGATGTCTCCACAGCAGTCCCATGCTCTCAGTAGCGCTCATCACCCTCATATTCAAGGCCCCAGTCATGCTACAGGTTCTCAGCAGCAAGCCTATATCCGACTTGCTAAAGAAAGGCATCTGCAGCAGCGGTATTTgcagcagcagcaacaacagcaaCAGCCACCGTTTCCAGCATCTAATGCTTTGATGCCACATGTCCAGTCACAACCACAACTTCCCATATCGGGTTCGCTTCAAAATAGTTCCCAGATTCAATCCCAAACTTCATCTCAGCCAGTATCTCTGTCACCTGCGACACCGTCTTCCCCAATGACTCCTTTATCATCTCAGCACCAGCAGAAACATCAACTTCCACAACATGGGCTCAGTCGGAATCCTGGTGCCAGTGGGTTGACCAATCAGATGGGGAAGCAACGGCAACGACAgctgcagcagcagcagcaattTCAACAATCTGGCAGGCACCACCCTCAACAACGGCAACAACCACAGTCCCAGCAGCAGGCTAAACTTTTGAAGGGAATGGGAAGAGGGAACATGATGGTACAACAGAACCTCCCCATTGATCCTTCTCATCTTAATGGCCTTTCTATGCCGCCAGGAACCCAAGTGCCAGAGAAAGGAGAGCAGATCATGCACGTAATGCAAGGTCAAGGTGTATATACTGGCTCTGGCCTAAACCCAGTTCAACCATCTAAACCATTGGTTCCTTCTCAATCTTCGAACCATTCCCAGCTGCAGCAAAAGCTACTTTCTGGTCCAGCACCCCCTTCATCGAAGCAACTGCAGCAGATGCCTCCTCATTCTGATAATAGCACGCAAGGCCAGTCTCCACCGGTTCCTTCGGGTCATACATTAGCATCTTCCCATCAAACTAATCCATCAGCCAGTGTTGCTTCCAACCACCAACAGCTGCAGCTACAACCACAGCCACAACCACAGCCACACCAAAAGCAGGTTAATCAAACTCAATCAAGTGTTCAGAGAATGCTCCAACAGAATCGTCAAGTGAATTCGGAGTTGCAGAACAAATCTCAGACTGATCTAGCTCAAGCTGACCAGCAGGCTGTGAATAATGCGTCTCAGGTGATTTGTAGCACGGCAATGCCTCAGGCCTGTATTGATTCAGCTGATGTGGTACCTGTTGTTTCTTCTGGTACTGCTTCTCAGTGGAAGGCATCAGAACCAGCATATGATTCTAATCTGCCTGACTTGGTGACTCAAGTGAGTTCCGTTGGGAGCCCACCAATTCCAAATTCAGCTGGAAGTGAGCCATTACCACCTATTAGTCCAGGGTTAGGCCCGAGGCAGTTATCAGGTAGCTTTCCATTGCATGGACATAATGTTGGAGCACAGTGGCAGTCTCAGTTACCACCGCAACAATCTCcagcaccaccaccaccatcccAACAACAGCATCAGCCACAAGAACAACAACCACCTCAACATATTCAGCCACAACAACAGTCTCACCAGCAAACACAGCTTCTGCAAGCAGGGCAAGGCAGTTTGTACATGAGGCCCACTAGTTCTAAATTGGAATGA